The following is a genomic window from Homalodisca vitripennis isolate AUS2020 unplaced genomic scaffold, UT_GWSS_2.1 ScUCBcl_7460;HRSCAF=15156, whole genome shotgun sequence.
ttaagatttgtttttttcaaaCTAGAGGAAGTGGAAACGAGAAAGTAAATTACCAAATAgataacaacattatacatataATGTCTAATATAACGTAAATAGttacaaattgtatatttgtatagactaaatatgtttatatggTGATATTTTTTATTCTCCTAAGAGTCGAGATGTTAAAgttactatttacattatttgaagatatttattttgataggATGAAGATCCAGTTGTAGCCAAGATCCTGGACAGCACAGAAGAAGGACAAAAAGTGACTCGAAACCATGGAGATAAATTTTTGGCAGTATTTGAGAGGATAGCTGATTCACATGTCAAGGTAAACCTTGTGCATTTCTgtcatatttattacaacaagATGACTTGAATACAAAGCTTTTGTTTGTATAGACCATTTGGTTTTCTAATTACCAATATACCATTTTACACGTTCTTATCTGTGTTTAGCATAGAAATTATACTATGATGGTcccaaaattcaaattttgtgttcTGATTACAATAACTATGTTGTGTCTGCCcgagtaaaacattaattttgaccAAAGAGTACATTCCACATGTGTTGTTTTCTTCGTGTGTATATAAGCATCAACCATAGGTACTTAaaagttgagtttagcttcagtacactttccgcttagtgcagcattCGAAAATCTGACGATCAACCATAGAATCAGAcatcaaacaaagaaataaatttttgttaggttagttttttaagtctttttaattctgttttttgcCAATGAAGTCATATCAcatgtttcagtttttttatgcctagttggatatatatatatatatatatatatatagattatatatatatattataatatatatatatatatatatatatatatatttcctgtcGTACCAATGAATCTCTCAGTTTAGTATTTTGGTTTGATatgacaaatattattaaatggcaCGCAAACTTACTGCAGTTTCATGTGTTTTAGGTACCTAATAATGTACATTTCTAAAGCTTATTTTAACTACAACCAGTGCTCCAAACGTACTATACATAATTTTTCTCACACAAAAGAACAGAGAAATGTGTTTTGTTAACTTAATTATTTGCtttcaacataaatttttaatgcttaaaaaaccaattttgtgctgttttcagaaatgtataacttatcacattatatatacatatttctatgAAAATTTGGACGTCTTGActgatgaaaataaacaaacaatgccTGTTGAGAGCCGCCTGCTGCTTTGTAAACAAGCTGATAATACAGTCTATGCACTCAAGTGGAGAACTGTGATACTATCTACAAAATGGATGCCAATTTATACAATAAGCGATTAtgacataaaattaatgaatgtgtaatatgctaaaattaaaaatatagattccGAAATATTACGTGACCGCATTCTTTGGGGCTTTCGGCATTTCGTTAAAATTACAGGATctgcactcaaagtgttaaaggtttaatGTTTGGAGAAgtttggtaaatattaattttatagttttaccaTTAGTTTTGCTTGCTATGTACTGTGAAGTTGGGAGGCATAAGATTTATGACattcaaaatctttaatttactttatccttgtaagattgtttatttttataatataaccaaAATTAAACAGAATTTAGCAAGCTAAATTGCTAAATTAAGCTTGCTTTGTTTATTCCCTTTCATCTTTACTTTcatcaagaacgtagccaggaaaaaaatttTGTGGGGGTCCAGACAAAATGAAGGTTTTCTGTAGCGAACAGAGAGTaaagccccattttgttccttaaaaaagttcttgaccccGTGTTTCtatgttgagaatgatctttcagcagcacatatcagtaatactgaattatttaaataataataatcttttactaaaaaattaattgataaatttgatGGTCCGGGCCCCTTGGACCCCCCTTGTTGGCTTCTTCCTTGTGTATGACATGTATTAGTTTCATTTCAGTAGATttgttaaattttagaaaaatgtggaaAAGTGTTTTTTCGCAGTAGAACAGTCAAATTAATTCAGCCCAGAGAACACATGGTAATTCACCTGGGAGAGGTTCAAACACCCGGCTAGTTCATTTGTAACATTTccacccaattttttttttttttttgcaagcTTATAAGCTTATAAGCTTAaaaaatttataagcttctttcctaagacaagaagcttataaattgcacttagtcctgtaagaacctttgcgctgcttccggagtgataggatatttcaggatgggtaaggttagggagtagaggccgcctcctatcgagatccatgaggaagaattagggcactacatctcaaagtcattccggaagaaggggaggccagctctgaaccagcctctccagtcaaagtaggcagggggtggcacacccttgttgaggttaacaagagcctctgaggtaagggaacaaaccccaccaactccaacagtcatcttccacagtggactagacctatcgaattgcccatgaaccccagaatctcaacatttgcggttagtgatgtgcccgctactggacatccattaggttgcccagattgaagtggcacatcggttttttgctgtgcccagtggtgggttcaactggtaggtataaaccagccagaagtgatccctgctgggtatttTCCACCCAATCATGCAATATCAGTTTGGTGGAACTGTAATCTCCagttcagatattttaaaaattaagctgAAAAAAAGATAATTTGCGATCAAAACTGACGTTTTACGAATGAATGAGGAAACCTGAGTTACACTAAACGTGGTAAcctgaaataatataattgaagttgtatttttatgagacataattttgtttcttctaaatAAAGCTCTAAATACCATAACTTGACCCAAAGGAAGATATTGCTCAATTGGGGTGAAATTGTGCAAGTAAATTTACTCACGTTGTCACTGAAATATTATGGTTTGAAGCTCTTATTTTTGTTATATCACGCTAAAACTCAAAACTTGGGGCTCATAggttaatagaaaatatttcccaattggtcaaatattacaaattaaatatgatgcaaaaaggttttaaaataagcTATTCTGGTTGAAGACGACTAGGTAAAATTGTGTTAATGTTAACTGAGATATTAAATTGGACTTTTAGTATTAGTTTCTCTCAATCAGCATAAATGCTGTAGCATTACAAGTCACTCTACATTTTTTCTAGGCATTTGGTGTGGACTTCACATTCTGCATAGAAAActtgttgtgtgttttatataatatagtagcCTACAACTATTGTTTTTGTCATGAATAAACAATTGGAAAATAAAacgtgttattttatattaaagtcagAATCAGTCATCACTTTTGCTTGTTGTATTTTGATCTCTTATGGATATTATTTTACTGCTTTTGAAACGTTCCGTTAGGAATATttagtataacataaaaaaaaattttttaagaggATTGACTTCGCGTGTCATCGTACTCGAATTAATTTGTACATCTGCAGCAGAACAGTGAAGCCATGCCGCATCGAACCacctgtttatattattaattatagtattattattaacagcACATAATAAATGCATGCAACCGATATAATTAAAATGCAAAACTAGTTGCTGTTGTAAAAATGGATGGGGATAACAATATATCTCAGTAGCGCTATATAGCATAGAGTAAATTAAGCTAAATTCTTTAACCCTTCGTAATCCGTTAACTTTCCTATAAGGCCAAggcaagttaaaaaaattgttttctttaagttcaaagctaatttttactataagctaaattataaaaaggtaagagcaaaaaaaaaatataaaacagagcattttacttgaaattagtttatttattgatacaaataaaaaaaggagCTATATACATaactgtttatttgaaataaatttaaatgaaattaaataaaacctcgTTGCACTATAAAACaggataaatatttcaaactaatcatcAAAACACTACCACACAATGTAGAATAAGAATGAGCTACGTGTGTGTACtcgtgacaaccgagaaagcagtaatacacaccacggatatgtttggttatggctctgtaggagacacaGAACTGACGAGAAGGAGTCtgagttagacaaagggcgctcccTCCCCCTGCCACTGAGTAGTaaaggtcatttataaatactttggCAACCGAGATAAGCACTGTGTGTGCACCAGGCATTTTGAAGGCCATTTGTGAACtgaaaaactctccaagagactaaatctataatatcggatataactgtatttagcgttttggtcaaagtctgccattctaatatatccgtctacggcgtgggaagggttaactTCTATACAACTGCAACCTGTATAATATCTAATAGTCTAAGAATAGTCTGCAACCTGTAATAGTCTAAGAAAACTGAAGAAAAACCACTGTTAAAAACTTTCAGAAAACTAGTAAATGATCTCGCACAGTTCTCTAGACAGTTTTAGAACTATTAGGGGGTAAAATAAAAAGCAGATCGCTTTTGCGACATGAACCCATCAATCGTTTGTTGGTCCACAGTGGGTTAACATAACCacttctttaaaaatacaatagcTTAGAATTATTTCAAAACTCAATTAGTATGAagagtattttattgaaaatattggatccttactttttctttttcttttacagAATTATGCCATAGAAAGAGTGCGAGATGCTAACAGAAGACAGCTGACATTATATTGGTGCCAAAAAGTTATGAgggttgttttttattattattattttaatttgacatagtTCTGTTAACTTATACAATAAGTTTTTAATCGTTTTTTACAAACAGGaatctaatttttttactgttcatttatcttttacattttttataactcgTAAATGTTAGagcattgtaattttaaataaatgctttttgGTTGTGTAATTTTCAATAGATGTGTTTGCCATAATATGACTAATGCATGTGTAAATACAAGAGTATTAAATTTCTAAGGTTTTATTGAAAAGAATACAACCATTTTGGACAAGTATTTAGctactataaaaacaatatttctgttttattacaacaatttaaacaTCTGATTAAACCTTTTAACGTGTTATTGTTTCACCTTATTTACCCCTCCTGTATGATATTTAGCAATTTTggctaaatttaatattatgtatataactaCTACATGTGTATTGGTcatcggactttggatctgagctagagatagcgcaggtttaaaaCTTATCTGCGTCCTTTATCAAACCTtcaccttattctgtttgataaggttCTCACCCACGAGGGCGGGAAAGAAAACTTAAAGGAGGatcaaccttttttaaaaaaattaaattcctaaattatgttgtgtattacattttatatttgaaagtttattatttttacaagttaaaaacattaaaaaaaatactttttgtcaCTTACATATAAGTTTTTTCACTCTGTGTAGTTGTTTGGGGTGGTACTTCAGCAAAACACTTAGAAAATAATACTGCTTTTGCAAATAAAAGCTATTAGAGTTTTGGCTGGACTTCAATACCTAAAGAGCTGTAAAGAAGCTTTCAAGGACCTAAGAAATTTCTTACAGTTGCTTCATTGTAGATCCTAGAAGTAATAATGTATGTTGATAGCAAAGATTTACCAAGAAATAAACACATACACCATCACAACACAAGACATGGAGATCTCTATAACCTACTAAACCACCACCTAACTTTGTATTAGAAAAACCATTATACATCCGGAGGCAGCTCTTCAACCACCCATCCACCAGAGCTGCAATCGAGGACAGGCAAAGCACTGAAGTTGTTTATTTCAAGGAACAACTGTAAAGGAACaacttgaaacatttacaactaggcaggatattcatgattatcctaCTAGAACAAGACATTTGTTACAACTCTTACcagttaaattaaccaaaacaaaatgcagtcatgttttatgaaaattaaattgtttaataagttaccattagatgCTAGATCTGTATCTTtggtcaaatttaaaacagttttgaagtgctggttaaaagttaatatattttattgtgttgatgaattcttaaattgtgataccacaacaataattttttaaatttttgtctctcaatgtatttatttatttattcagtttttaatattgttgagttttaaaattttatccatgttaaatgtgttaatagttatttattattgttaatttatatagatctgttggttgtttggttattgttgttattaattatatagatccATATATTTACTGGTAGGCTGGATTGAGTAGGTAGAATCtgaattgtttgttttagtttttagtgtAGAGTTTTAGTAGTAACTTGACGAAGTCTATTGCactattgaatgtgtttaaagaccaataaagatcttgaatcttgaatatGGCACTGACCGATTGGCTGGTTACCTGCCCCATTTTACACCCTGGAAGAATTTCTGACAAgaacactataaataaataagacaaaaaacatataactttacttttaattacGACACCATTTGTAATCTAAAAGATTTCAAATTAGTAATGACctacagttttaataaacatattatcgTTTGTAAAAATTAGTATGACATCATTTCTTAGCTCTATGCTTATGGAATAAAGACGACTTTATtctaactataaaaaaaaaatatcagatgATAAATTCGTTAAACTAACTTTAAAGCGTTTAATAACTACAAAACTTACCTTGACTTTAATTTAGAGtgtcttgtgttttttttttgtcccaATAAATATGTGCTACTTTTTGTGTCTTCAATCTACAGTCCACATCAAGAATGTGACCTTATCATTTTGTCATTACTTTTAGTGGTCCCCTCCTTGTCTTCTGAGAAACTTTCATCCAGTAAATCTTGTTTGGTAATCATCTGTCTGGGCCAGCGTCAAAACAAAATGGAGTCTTTTCAAAGTGTAATcctaattaatattgtatttaacagTTTATTACCTTGTTTTCTGCTCATCTTCATCTAGGTTTAggtcaaattcaattcaaaattcccTAGTTAGTAGTTTTATAATTCCAGACTTAATGTCTTTAGTGACTTACTACAACTGActtattttttcaggtttttagAACATTATTGTTTCctatgtttttatattcatttggCATTTGCCAAAATCAGCTTTGTACCCTGTAGGTTCTTCTCACTTGTGCATTTTGCCAAAATCAAACAAGTACTTTTTCGGCTTCTCTTACATGACCATTTACATTTGGTACTGATGTTATTCACTTGAAAATATGCGTTGGGTGTAAATTATCTACTACTTTCTATTTCATTTCACATATTACTGAATGGCCAGTGGTTGgttgtgcaagaaaaagcaagttACAACAGATTTAATTTCTTAGTTACCACATACATTGCCACTGATCAAAAGATTCCAGCAAGTTAATTCTCCAATGTAAAATCTTGTTGACCCGTCATCTACCTTTcaataaactattattgtaaCTAACTAAAAGAAAAGTTGGGTGGCTTAAGTATGGGAAAGGGATGGAAGGGGTAGAAAGGTAGACCTTTAATTAGGGATTTAGAGCTCCTGGAGAAGATTGATATGTTTAGATACACCccagtgatattttttatttaaaaaaaaacgttatgtAAGTCATTATATCCCATGATTTACATAAAGGTACAAAAGTAGGAAATCAGTCAGTCCGTTGTTGGGATGGCCAGGAGAAGGAGAACGGGCTGGAAGTTGAACAAGTCGGGGTGTCCACGGTGAGGCAGACTACGGTTGAAGTCGGAAGTGCTCCACCGGAAGGGTGGGAGGTGAGCCCCGGTGCTAGGGCCGCTGACAGCCCACAGGCTCAAGCTCTGGGACAGTTTGTAGCTGGTAACTTTGGCGTCGATGGCTCCGTATGAGCGGTGGCTCAAAGCAGGGAACGGATACGTACCGTTGATCAAGTTGAGGTCGTTCCTGAAGACATTAGAATCAAATCGTTTATTGTCATTGATCGCATGTATGCAAATGAAATAGGCATTTGGCATAAATTAagtctaaaaagtataaaatcataatatgcaatacatttaatgaattaaagcGATAAAATATGAAAAGTGCAATTATGCAAAAAACCATATAAGACCTTTGCAGAAGACAAGTAAATGTAGAATTAAATAAGAACAGTAAACTTTGAATTTAACTTTGAGTGGTAGTCCCTTaccacatttttactttttaatgccTTATGGATTTTCTCACTTGAAGAAAAGGGtatatttcaatcctcaaaatgtagtgttGTACTTTTTTTGTAACATGGCAAACGTCTGAAACCCTACTATTCTTTCAAACCGTCCATCGTCACTGAGaaagtttaaacaaagaagtaattgaaattcttgaacaatttataaattgtattagctttaaGGTTAAAACTTTATCGATTGAATATtcattatttgcttttaaacgtacaaagtaatatgtaatttaagttataagttgacctatttttaaagtatttttattcgcAAAGTAAAAGTACAATCAGTCTGTAATATCAACAGAAAATAAACTCGTTTTCATATTTTGGGAGATATGACACTGTAGCAGCTACAGTTGCACTGACATTCaggtaaaaaaacaaatctaaacacTGTTTACTATGGTATGTGCTGCAAttagagaaattttaatttagttatttatttggttGAGAGGCCACAGCTGGATAAGGATTGGATTTTATAACTATGCAATACAGTGAAGTGCACATAACGGCCTTACAAGCTGAATGGCCAAAACAGGGAGGGGAATTAACAGTGGCCTGGATAAGCTGAGGGCCAGGACGTGGTCATAAACCTCTGACCTATCGAGTACCTATGGCCACCCATAGTGACCCCACGAGCTGAGAGGATAATCACATGAGTTCAAATCCAAGTTCAACGTGTCATATTAAATCTGATAATATTCAGATATAAAACCAAAGTCTCAATAACCTTAGCAAATTTAACATCACCAGAGTTTGTGACTACTCCAGGAAACCTCTATAAATTTTATCAtcgataaaaaaacaatttttaaaagagattTGAGAGAATTCAATCAGGAAGAAGAGCAAAAGAATGCTGTactaataattatgataattagtTCCAACTAGGTACTAATATTCCAACAAAGATGCAAGTCATAGTGTTGAAGATGTGTGTGAAGAAACATAAGAACTAAGATCAAAGATGGTTGATCGACTACTACTCTTTCTTGTAGTTAATCAGAGTTTTGTTATACATTGCGGTAACAAAACTATACAACATAGTCTTAATTTTCTCTGgaaagttttttaactttaaagaaattGGAGGATAATAAGGAACCCTGTGAACCACCCATGGTCAATTAACCCAGGTCTATCTCTAAACCAGTGTTGATATTTCTATTTATTCACTTCATTGAGAACACCAACCAaaactaataacttttttttatttttgaaaagtgattAGTATTTGTTGGTGTTCTCaatgtagtgaataaattaagaatagccaatataagctccatatTGTGCAATGTTGATTATGTTTAAACAGTTCCGGTGACATCACAGTAATGTAATCCATATCATCAACCACACAAGTACTGAAGTCCTTGActcattttattatacaatagttGTAGGACTTTTCCTTCCCTTAGTCATAACTGTAGGatacattaaactattttaacaattttgaccTGAATCACCTAACATGTTTaactttcttaattttataagatgctaaataacaaaacaaatccGAAATGTTTTGTACGATAAAGTGATTTTGACCTAAAACtctaattccaaaaaatatattgtttttatcaacAGCACGTGGCATCTCACATAATATGAAGGTGCGTGCGTGTTTAGTAGATACTATTTACTAAAATCCCACCTTGCAGCAATTGCGTTCTCAGCGCTATAGGGTGGACTGCAGTTGCACCGAGACAAGGGGTCGTGTTGGAAGTCGTTAGATCGCATCAATTGCATCATCGTGTGGGCATTCAATACCTTCTCATGGTCCCTCTTGAATATCCGAGCTCTTGGGCACTTGTCGTTAGGTAAAGCTAAACACCAAGGgtgttaaaaattctaaaacttgtCAATTTTCAAGTATTGTCACAATTGTACACCGCCAAGCATACTTACAAGTCTCCGTACTTGTTGGCCAGTGTCTGGGTGCCGCTCATGTTATAAACATCAGGATAGAACGGGATGTTGTAGCTGGCCCAGTAACTCTGAGCAGTTAAGACATCGGTCTGATCTTCTGCTCGGATGTATCCCGGCATCTGTTCCAGAATCCACAGCAGCTCTGGCTTCAGTGATCTGTAAGTTCAAATGTTTTAGGTTCTGGGAGAGATGGAcgatgttttttttatgtttattcccAGTCTGTTGGTTTAACTGGCTTACAGAAATGGTGGTGAAAACAATTAGACGTCGTGGAAGTGAAATGGCAACACATGATATGACAGCAATGAGTGAAGGGATGATGTGAAACACTACTGACAACACATGACATTTATGGCAACATATGATGAATGACAACATGTCACCTGATAGCAAAGTGTAATATGAAGAAATGGTAGTGCTTAAAtggtacatataaaaaaaattggtctGAGAAAAAAAAGGCTGTTTGGTACTTATTATTAACTCTTTTAATATCCTAATATTTTGACCCATACCAAAACTAACCAGGCTTGGCGATAAATCTTTTTCTTGGGAAAAGTTTTTCtatcaatttcatgaaaatctAGGTTGTGCTCATACAATTTAAATTGGCTTACAGTTCCTACACTAAAAGGGTTTGCATACTCCACTATTTTTGGATCCTTACAATCTTGTCATTGGTTGGATCCCTCTCAGGGTTGAAAAGACACATATAGCACTGTCTCCCTGGGCAAGTCTTTTCAACTACAAATAAATCTGTTACTATATTACTTGTGttctttaaaactgaaataattgcTTGTGTAGAAACAGCTCACACCGGGCGAGAACTTATTCATGTCCACCACCATCCACTGGTTGTTGTAAGTGCCACTGTTGTACTGGGAGAATATCTTGGTCCAAGCTGCAGCGGCCACCACCGGCCAGACGGTTGGCTACTGTCACACGGATCACCTCCAGCACCTGAAAACATGTCAAGACATGTTCACTTGCTGttgataaataatcaaatagtaataataataacaatacagtaataaCATGGCCACACCAAATGTCACGTAACATGCTTTGTTGAGATTGCATGCAAAGTTTTGAGATTGCATAACTCATTTTACTATGCTATACGTAATTTTTACTACGTCATACGTTAAAATGTCctattattgtacttagtttgttgacaaatttatttatctcgGAATTTTCTCATTGCTATTATGGCTAcgcataagaccaatgtaaaaatattcgctagtGCTCAGCCAAGTTCCATGtagtgacatgcacaatcattaAACTCAATGCTGTTTATATAGGAATGAAGCgtgcaaaaatttcaagtttataggtcaatTTGTTCTTGGGATATCATGCAGGAGACAGAGACTGGCAGACAGGATTTGTAAATgctcttccaaaaatatttgtaaaatttttcaaatatttccccTTACGAACATCTATCTTAATTTatggtacatttaaaaaatcagcCTCCACTAGCTTCCAAATCTTATCAGCACAGATTTTTTTCACATGCCTGCCCTGTTGGACGAACATATGCCCAAAGTGATGCATTGTTGTTGTCATTGGTTGTCTCCTGCACCACCAGACCAGAGTTGATGATGTAAAATCATCGCCAGATACCAGGGTTCCGGGATAACCTGAGAAACTCACCATAGTTCCTGTCACGTTCTTGTATGGCAGATAATAACGCTTCATTATCCTTCTCATAGTCTCGTACCTACAGCATCAGAAATAGCTAATCACAGCAATGAAACATACTCAactttgtaaaatgaaaaataaactaccTCAACTATATTGAAACACCATAAAATGCTGAAAGTTCAACCAATAAAACTTAAACTTTGCTTAAAGCTAATTTGGATAAAGAAGAATTGAGTGAAGTGCTTTCTTGCAGATTCACCACAAAAAgcgtaaacaattttttatctattattatgAATAACACATGCCCCCCTCAGAAATGTTTGATGAAGAAGAACTAGCCAATATACTGTGTTGAAGAATTGAGATACCTAAAAGAGACTTATCTGAAATGTTGACAAGAGAAAACTGATATGAATAAAGTCAAAAAAGATTatgatataaaactgaaaaatatcctGTGTCATTTATCTGCAAACCGTATAGCAAATTCTGAAAAGAATTAAAAGCCCTGTGGTAAGTTTTTAAACAGCAAGAAAAAAAGCAAGACCAGTTGAACCTCATTTCAATATTGGGAGAGAGATTACCATAACTcagtttaaattttcaatcaatcCAACCACTTTTTAACCATCATAACAGAAAATACTCAAAACTCGCAGCAAGACCCCTAAAGCAAACTACCTATTTTACCTGCTTCAAACCACAAATGAACT
Proteins encoded in this region:
- the LOC124374182 gene encoding putative phospholipase B-like 1 yields the protein MMQLMRSNDFQHDPLSRCNCSPPYSAENAIAARNDLNLINGTYPFPALSHRSYGAIDAKVTSYKLSQSLSLWAVSGPSTGAHLPPFRWSTSDFNRSLPHRGHPDLFNFQPVLLLLAIPTTD